Within Acidobacteriota bacterium, the genomic segment GTCTGATCCCCAAAGCTGTTTCCGGCCTGGCCGGGGACGGCGAATTGGCGGCGCTGGCGCATGCCATATATGACAGCCGTCCCAACCACGTGATTGAACTGCCCCGCATTCCGCCCGACAAGATTTTGCGGCGCTATCGGTTTCGCGTCGGCAATGAAGTCCGCTCTTACGTCCTGATTGCCGGGCTGGTGGATGGGAAATGGCTGCTGTATTCAAACCTGGTTGGCAAAGGTGCGCCGCAAGCCGCTGGCGCGCAATGAACTGATTGAGAGGTCAATCATCAAACACGCGTGAGCAGAAATGCCGCCACAAGCTCAAGCCTGTGGCGGCATTTCTTTTTCGCGCTGCATTGAAATTAGATCTGTTTTCACCTCGGTGGGACGGTACCGCGCGCGTCAGCAAGCGGAGCCTGGGCGGCTCAGCCAACGGCGTAAGCTTGACGCGCCGCTTGCTCACGTGCGCGGTACCGTCCCGGCACAACGCGCGCTCCCGTAAACGCAATTGCAAACCGATCTAGGCGGACGTGACCTTGGCCAACGCTTCATCAATTGTCTTAATCGCAAAGTCGCATTGATCCTGATCAATCACCAGCGGCGGTGACAGACGAATGGTGCTTTGCCCGCAACCCAAGGTAATCAACCCGCGTTGGAAACATTCCAACTCGACTTGGTGCAATGCTTCGACGTGCGGTTCTTTGGTCACGCGGTCTTTGACCAGTTCGATGCCGATCATCAACCCTTTACCACGCACGTCGCCGATGATCGCGTGTTTGTCCATCAATGCTTGCAAGCCTTCGAGCAAATACGCGCCTTGCCGGGCGGCGTTTTCGATCAAGCCATCTTCCAGCAATTCCAACGTCGCCAGCGAAGCCGCAATCGCCACCGGATTACCGCCGAACGTCGAGGCATGCGCGCCCGGTGCCCATTGCATCAGATCGGCGCGCGCAATCGTGGCGCTGAGCGGTAAGCCCGAAGCGATGCCCTTGGCCGAAGTCAGAATGTCAGGCACGAAATCAAAATGCTCAGACGCATACATTTTGCCCGTGCGCCCGAAGCCGGATTGCACTTCATCCGCGATCACCAAGATGTCGTGGCGGTCGGCGATTTCACGCAGCGTTTGCAGGAAAGACGCTGGCGGCACCACATATCCGCCCTCACCTTGAATCGGTTCCAGCACAATCGCCGCGCATTCCTCGGCAGGCACCGTCGTTTTGAAGAGCACGTCTTCAATAACGCGGGCGCAATGCGGCCCTTTGGATTCCAGCGCGCCGCAGGTTTGCTGGGTCAGGTTGTAGGGACAACGATAACAATTCGCATACGGGATATGCGTCACATCCAGCGCCTGCGGGCCAAACCCCGCGCGTTGGCGGGATTTGCTGGCCGTGAGCGAGAGCGCACCCATTGTGCGCCCGTGAAAAGCGCCGAAGAAACCGATGAATTTCTGGCGGCGCGTCGTGTACATCGCCAGCTTCACCGCGCCTTCGACAGCCTCAGCACCGGAGTTGCCAAAATGGACGCGCTTGGGCTGTGGGCCAGGCGCGGCGTTGCTTAACTTTTCGGCCAGCTTCGGCAGGCTCGGAAAGTAATAATCCGCCGTGCAGATGTGCAGGAAGTCATCCACCTGTTTTTTGATCGCCTCTACGACATGCGGATGCGAATGGCCGGTCGAACAGACGGCGACCCCGGCGTTGAAATCCAGGAAGAGATTGCCGTCCACATCTTCGATCATTGCGCCCTTGCCGCGTTTGATGACGAGCGGGTATGGGCGCGTATAGGACGGCGAGATAAATTGATTGTCGTATG encodes:
- a CDS encoding acetyl ornithine aminotransferase family protein, translating into MLATKLELESAKLPVIQTPLPGPLARQVVAYDNQFISPSYTRPYPLVIKRGKGAMIEDVDGNLFLDFNAGVAVCSTGHSHPHVVEAIKKQVDDFLHICTADYYFPSLPKLAEKLSNAAPGPQPKRVHFGNSGAEAVEGAVKLAMYTTRRQKFIGFFGAFHGRTMGALSLTASKSRQRAGFGPQALDVTHIPYANCYRCPYNLTQQTCGALESKGPHCARVIEDVLFKTTVPAEECAAIVLEPIQGEGGYVVPPASFLQTLREIADRHDILVIADEVQSGFGRTGKMYASEHFDFVPDILTSAKGIASGLPLSATIARADLMQWAPGAHASTFGGNPVAIAASLATLELLEDGLIENAARQGAYLLEGLQALMDKHAIIGDVRGKGLMIGIELVKDRVTKEPHVEALHQVELECFQRGLITLGCGQSTIRLSPPLVIDQDQCDFAIKTIDEALAKVTSA